The genomic segment GGCGACGACGTGCACCGCGAGCAGCTGCGGGTCGAGATGGACGAGCCCTACCGAACCCTGCTCGGGCATTTCCGGCACGAAATCGGTCACTACTACTTCTACCGCTTGATCGATCCGAACAGCGATCACTTGGCCCGCTTCAACGAGCTATTCGGCGATCCGGACGCCGACTATCAGGAGGCGCTGGACCGGCACTACAGCCAGGGTGCCCCGGATGGCTGGCAGGAGACCTTCGTGTCGTCGTATGCGACCATGCACCCGGCCGAGGATTGGGCCGAGACGTTCGCGCACTATCTGCACATCCGCGACACGCTGGACACCTCGGCATGGTGCGGTCTGGCGTCGGCGTCGGCGACCTTCGACCGGCCGCCGTTGGGCCCCAGCGCTTTTCCCAACATCATCGAGATGTGGCTGCCGTTGTCGTGGTCGCTGAACATGGTCAACCGGTCGATGGGCCACGACGATTTGTATCCCTTCGTGCTGCCGGTCGCGGTGCTGAACAAGATGCAGTTCATCCACACGGTGATCGAAGATGTGACATCAGCGGCGAGCGGTCCGGCGGCGGCGATCGCCTAGTACGGCCGGCACCCCGTGAGGTGACAGGACCTACAGCCAGCTAGACACCGCGCAGGCGACGGATGCGGTCGGCGAAGACCCGCCGAGACACCGCGGCGTTCGGGGCCAGTATGTCGAAGACATGTGGGCACCCCGGGTGCACATGCACCTCGGTTGGGACACCGGCGCGAGCCAGGCGAAGGGCGTAAGCGACGTCCTCGTCGCGGAAGATGTCGAGATCGCCCACGTCGATGTAGGCGGGGGGCAGGAGCGCGAGATCGGTCGCCCGCGTCGGAGCAGCGTAGGCGTTCACAGCGTCGCTGCCGGAGTGTTCGCCCAGCAAGGCCTGCCACCCGGTGATGTTGTCCTCGTAGCTCCAGATCGCCGTCTGCGCCAATTCCGGGTCCGGCAGCTTCGTTCGGTCGTCGAGCATCGGGTAGATCAGCAGCTGCAGCGCGATCGGGGGACCGCCGCGGTCACGCGCGATCAAGCACACCGCGGCACCGAGCCCACCACCGGCGCTGTCTCCCATCACCGCCACCCGCGCCGGATCGACACCGAGTTCGTCGGCATGCGCTGCCAGCCAACACAGCGCCGCATAGCAGTCCTCGACCGGAACCGGGTGGGGGTATTCCGGGGCGACCCGATAGTCGACGAGCAACACCGGCACGTTGGACTCCGCGACGTAGCGCGCTGCCAACAAGCCGTAGAGGCCGCCGAATTCGCGCAATCCGACGATCATTCCGCCGCCGTGCAGGTACAGCACCGCGCTGCCGGGGGCCGGTGTTTGCGTCCCATAGAACCAGCTCAACGCCAGCGCGGCCCCGTCATCGGTGTCGAGTGTGTATCGGCGCACCTCTACCCCGGCGACGCCCGGCAGGGTGGGTACCAATTCGGCGAATACCTGGCGGGTGATCGCACGCCGTCCCATCACATCTCCGGCCGGTGGCGGTTCTGAAGCGGCCAGCAGCGCTGGCTGCGCGGTGATCGCGGCGAGTACCTCGGGGTCGATTTGTAGGGCCACTGCTTCGACTCGCTCTCCAGTGCGCTTATCCCCGAAGTGGCGGCCGCGCGCTGGTGGGGGGCGAATCGCTGGGCTGAGCCGTCAACTCGCAGCGTTGGACTTTCCCAACACGTTCTTAGAGCGGGGCCGGCAAATTAGGCTGACGCCATCATGCGGCA from the Mycobacterium lentiflavum genome contains:
- a CDS encoding alpha/beta hydrolase; this translates as MALQIDPEVLAAITAQPALLAASEPPPAGDVMGRRAITRQVFAELVPTLPGVAGVEVRRYTLDTDDGAALALSWFYGTQTPAPGSAVLYLHGGGMIVGLREFGGLYGLLAARYVAESNVPVLLVDYRVAPEYPHPVPVEDCYAALCWLAAHADELGVDPARVAVMGDSAGGGLGAAVCLIARDRGGPPIALQLLIYPMLDDRTKLPDPELAQTAIWSYEDNITGWQALLGEHSGSDAVNAYAAPTRATDLALLPPAYIDVGDLDIFRDEDVAYALRLARAGVPTEVHVHPGCPHVFDILAPNAAVSRRVFADRIRRLRGV
- a CDS encoding zinc-binding metallopeptidase family protein, coding for MRDFHCPNCGQRLTFENSTCLNCKSALGFSLEQMALLVIAEGDRSEQAGFVNAADYQLCANLRLAECNWLVPVNTPRLLCASCVLTSERPNDADTSGLAEFAAAEAAKRRLIVELHELKLPIIGRDEDPDYGLAFRLLSSAHEQVLTGHEDGVITLDLAEGDDVHREQLRVEMDEPYRTLLGHFRHEIGHYYFYRLIDPNSDHLARFNELFGDPDADYQEALDRHYSQGAPDGWQETFVSSYATMHPAEDWAETFAHYLHIRDTLDTSAWCGLASASATFDRPPLGPSAFPNIIEMWLPLSWSLNMVNRSMGHDDLYPFVLPVAVLNKMQFIHTVIEDVTSAASGPAAAIA